A genomic window from Streptomyces brevispora includes:
- a CDS encoding TerC family protein encodes MYVSWTLWVLTILGLSALIAVDFFIGRKPHDVSTKEAGIWTIVWIALAALFGLGLLVFGESQASGEFFAGFITEKSLSVDNLFVFVLIMAKFSVPSHLQQRVLLFGVLIALVLRAVFIAAGAAVIANFSWVFYIFGAFLIFTAWKLIQEARAGEEEEEFEENRLLKTIERRFGVADRYHGTKLFIRSNGKRILTPLMVVMLAIGTTDVLFALDSIPAIFGLTQDPYIVFTANAFALMGLRQLYFLIGGLLKKLVHLSYGLSVILGFIGVKLVLHALHESGVNVPEISIPVSLGVICGVLVITTITSLIANKKQAAAEAEKAEDGADKGAGIDA; translated from the coding sequence GTGTACGTTTCATGGACCCTCTGGGTGCTGACCATTCTCGGTCTCAGCGCCCTCATCGCCGTCGACTTCTTCATCGGGCGCAAGCCCCATGACGTGTCGACCAAGGAAGCCGGAATCTGGACGATCGTCTGGATCGCGCTGGCGGCCCTCTTCGGACTCGGCCTGCTCGTCTTCGGCGAGAGCCAGGCCTCGGGCGAGTTCTTCGCCGGCTTCATCACCGAGAAATCGCTGAGCGTCGACAACCTCTTCGTCTTCGTGCTGATCATGGCGAAGTTCTCGGTGCCCTCCCACCTCCAGCAGCGGGTGCTGCTCTTCGGTGTACTGATCGCACTGGTGCTGCGGGCGGTCTTCATCGCCGCGGGCGCCGCGGTCATCGCCAACTTCTCGTGGGTCTTCTACATCTTCGGCGCGTTCCTGATCTTCACCGCCTGGAAACTCATCCAGGAGGCGCGGGCAGGCGAAGAGGAGGAGGAGTTCGAGGAGAACCGCCTCCTGAAGACGATCGAGCGCCGCTTCGGTGTCGCCGACAGGTACCACGGCACCAAGCTCTTCATCCGCAGCAACGGCAAGCGCATCCTGACGCCCCTGATGGTCGTCATGCTCGCCATCGGCACCACCGATGTGCTGTTCGCGCTGGACTCGATCCCCGCGATCTTCGGCCTGACCCAGGACCCGTACATCGTCTTCACCGCCAACGCCTTCGCCCTGATGGGGCTGCGGCAGCTGTACTTCCTGATCGGCGGCCTGCTCAAGAAGCTGGTCCACCTCAGCTACGGGCTCTCGGTGATCCTCGGCTTCATCGGCGTCAAGCTGGTGCTGCACGCCCTGCACGAGTCCGGGGTGAACGTCCCCGAGATCTCCATCCCGGTCTCGCTCGGCGTCATCTGCGGCGTGCTGGTGATCACCACGATCACCAGCCTCATCGCCAACAAGAAGCAGGCCGCCGCGGAGGCCGAGAAGGCCGAGGACGGTGCCGACAAGGGCGCCGGCATCGACGCCTGA
- the uvrC gene encoding excinuclease ABC subunit UvrC → MADPSSYRPKPGQIPDSPGVYKFRDEHRRVIYVGKAKNLRQRLANYFQDLAGLHPRTRTMVTTAASVEWTVVSTEVEALQLEYSWIKEYDPRFNVKYRDDKSYPYLAVTLNEEFPRVQVMRGAKKKGVRYFGPYGHAWAIRETVDLMLRVFPVRTCSTGVFKNAARTGRPCLLGYIGKCSAPCVGRVTPEEHRELADDFCDFMAGRTGTYIRRLEKDMTAAAEEMEYERAARLRDDVEALRRAMEKSAVVLADATDADLIAVAEDELEAAVQIFHVRGGRVRGQRGWVTDKVENVDTSGLVEHALQQLYGEEAGDSVPKEVLVPALPEHSDAVSQWLADRRGSQVSLRIPQRGDKKDLMVTVQRNAQQALGLHKTKRASDLTTRSRALEEIAEALGLDTAPLRIECFDISHLQGDDVVASMVVFEDGLARKGEYRRFQIKSFEGQDDVRSMHEVIGRRFRRYLHEKERTGEWEETPATPDPSPAPDLSAAPDPSAAPDPSAAPNPSAAPDLSPTPDPSPTLDPSATANPAAVSAPTGPVPDSAAEPREDDGRPKRFAYPPQLLVVDGGQPQVAAAKRALDELGIDDIAICGLAKRLEEVWLPDDDDPVVLPRSSEGLYLLQRIRDEAHRFAITYQRAKRAKRIRSSPLDAVSGLGETRKQALIKHFGSVKKLRQATIDEICEVPGIGRRTAESVAVALASTTPAMPAVNTATGEIIEEDDGGSKT, encoded by the coding sequence ATGGCAGACCCCTCCAGCTACCGCCCCAAGCCGGGACAGATCCCCGACTCACCGGGGGTCTACAAGTTCCGCGACGAGCACCGCCGGGTGATCTACGTCGGGAAGGCGAAGAACCTGCGCCAGCGCCTGGCCAACTACTTCCAGGACCTGGCGGGTCTTCACCCGCGTACGCGCACGATGGTGACCACCGCCGCCTCCGTGGAGTGGACCGTCGTCTCCACGGAGGTCGAGGCGCTCCAGCTGGAGTACTCCTGGATCAAGGAGTACGACCCCCGGTTCAACGTCAAGTACCGCGACGACAAGAGCTATCCGTACCTCGCGGTCACGCTCAACGAGGAGTTCCCGCGCGTCCAGGTCATGCGCGGCGCCAAGAAGAAGGGCGTGCGCTACTTCGGTCCGTACGGCCACGCCTGGGCGATCCGCGAGACGGTCGACCTGATGCTGCGGGTCTTCCCCGTCCGTACGTGCTCCACCGGTGTCTTCAAGAACGCAGCCAGGACCGGCCGCCCCTGCCTCCTCGGCTACATCGGCAAGTGCTCGGCCCCCTGCGTCGGCCGGGTGACTCCCGAGGAGCACCGCGAACTCGCCGACGACTTCTGCGACTTCATGGCCGGCCGCACGGGCACGTACATCCGCCGTCTGGAGAAGGACATGACGGCGGCGGCCGAGGAGATGGAGTACGAGCGGGCGGCCCGGCTCCGCGACGACGTCGAGGCGCTCAGGCGCGCGATGGAGAAGAGCGCCGTCGTGCTCGCCGACGCCACCGACGCCGACCTCATCGCGGTCGCCGAGGACGAGCTGGAGGCCGCGGTCCAGATCTTCCACGTCCGGGGCGGCCGGGTGCGCGGCCAGCGCGGCTGGGTCACCGACAAGGTGGAGAACGTCGACACCTCCGGACTGGTCGAGCACGCGCTCCAGCAGCTGTACGGCGAGGAGGCCGGGGACTCCGTCCCCAAGGAGGTCCTCGTCCCGGCCCTCCCCGAGCACTCCGACGCGGTCTCCCAGTGGCTCGCCGACCGCCGGGGCTCCCAGGTCAGCCTGCGCATCCCGCAGCGCGGCGACAAGAAGGACCTGATGGTCACGGTCCAGCGCAACGCCCAGCAGGCCCTGGGGCTGCACAAGACCAAGCGCGCGTCCGACCTGACCACCCGCTCCCGGGCCCTGGAGGAGATCGCCGAGGCACTCGGCCTGGACACGGCTCCGCTGCGCATCGAGTGCTTCGACATCTCCCACCTCCAGGGCGACGACGTGGTGGCGTCGATGGTGGTCTTCGAGGACGGTCTGGCCCGCAAGGGGGAGTACCGGCGCTTCCAGATCAAGAGCTTCGAGGGACAGGACGACGTCCGCTCGATGCACGAGGTGATCGGCCGGCGCTTCCGGCGCTACCTCCACGAGAAGGAGCGCACGGGGGAGTGGGAGGAGACCCCCGCGACCCCCGACCCATCCCCGGCCCCGGACCTCTCCGCGGCCCCGGACCCCTCCGCGGCCCCGGACCCCTCCGCGGCCCCGAACCCCTCCGCGGCCCCGGACCTCTCCCCGACCCCCGACCCATCGCCGACCCTCGACCCCTCCGCGACCGCAAACCCCGCCGCGGTCTCCGCGCCCACGGGCCCCGTCCCGGATTCCGCCGCCGAGCCCCGTGAGGACGACGGCCGGCCCAAGCGGTTCGCCTACCCGCCGCAGCTCCTCGTGGTCGACGGCGGGCAGCCCCAGGTCGCCGCGGCCAAGCGGGCGCTGGACGAGCTGGGGATCGACGACATCGCCATCTGCGGCCTCGCCAAGCGCCTCGAAGAGGTCTGGCTGCCCGATGACGACGACCCGGTGGTCCTGCCCCGCTCCAGCGAGGGCCTCTACCTCCTGCAGCGCATCCGCGACGAGGCGCACCGTTTCGCCATCACCTACCAGCGCGCCAAACGGGCCAAGCGCATCCGCTCCAGCCCCCTGGACGCCGTGTCCGGTCTCGGTGAGACCCGGAAGCAGGCCCTGATCAAGCATTTCGGCTCCGTGAAGAAGCTGAGGCAGGCGACAATCGACGAGATCTGCGAGGTTCCGGGGATAGGCCGCAGGACGGCGGAATCAGTGGCCGTCGCGCTCGCCTCGACCACCCCGGCCATGCCCGCCGTGAACACGGCCACAGGAGAGATCATTGAAGAGGACGACGGGGGCAGTAAGACATGA
- a CDS encoding MBL fold metallo-hydrolase, producing the protein MTYSGAVKVGGRADVHELTDLMISKVAVGPMNNNAYLLRCRATGEQLLIDAANEAGTLLQLIGDDSIASVVTTHRHGDHWQALAEVVAATGARTYAGRYDAEGIAVPTDVLVEDNDTIRVGQVALTARHLTGHTPGSIALIYDDPQGAPHLFTGDCLFPGGVGNTQKDPEAFGSLLHDVETKLFAPLPDETWVYPGHGHDTTLGDERPHLPEWRARGW; encoded by the coding sequence ATGACGTACAGCGGAGCGGTCAAGGTAGGCGGGCGGGCGGACGTACACGAGCTGACGGATCTGATGATCTCCAAGGTCGCCGTCGGCCCGATGAACAACAACGCCTATCTGCTGCGCTGCCGGGCCACCGGCGAGCAGCTCCTGATCGACGCGGCCAACGAGGCCGGGACACTGCTTCAACTGATCGGTGACGACTCGATCGCCTCGGTCGTCACCACCCATCGGCACGGCGACCACTGGCAGGCGCTGGCCGAGGTCGTGGCGGCCACCGGTGCGCGTACCTACGCCGGGCGGTACGACGCCGAGGGGATCGCGGTCCCGACCGATGTGCTCGTCGAGGACAACGACACCATCCGGGTCGGGCAGGTCGCCCTGACCGCCCGCCATCTGACCGGCCACACCCCTGGGTCGATCGCGCTCATCTACGACGACCCGCAGGGCGCCCCGCATCTGTTCACCGGGGACTGCCTCTTCCCGGGCGGGGTCGGCAACACGCAGAAGGACCCCGAGGCGTTCGGGAGCCTGCTGCACGACGTGGAGACCAAGCTCTTCGCCCCGCTGCCGGACGAGACCTGGGTGTACCCGGGCCACGGCCACGACACCACGCTGGGCGACGAGCGTCCGCACCTGCCCGAGTGGCGCGCCCGCGGCTGGTGA
- a CDS encoding TerD family protein, giving the protein MTVNMTKGQAISLQKSDGGTLTAVRMGLGWQAAPRRGLFGSRTREIDLDASAVLFADKQPVDVVFFRHLVSDDGSVKHTGDNLVGGAGSGGDDEAILVDLQRVPVHIDQIVFTVNSFTGQTFQEVQNAFCRIVDETNGQELARYTLDGGGQYTAQIMAKVHRSGNGWQMTAIGTPANGRTFQDLMPAILPHL; this is encoded by the coding sequence GTGACGGTCAATATGACCAAGGGCCAGGCCATCAGCCTGCAGAAGAGCGACGGGGGGACCCTGACCGCGGTACGGATGGGGCTCGGCTGGCAGGCGGCGCCGCGCCGCGGTCTGTTCGGTTCACGCACCCGGGAGATCGACCTGGACGCCTCGGCGGTCCTGTTCGCCGACAAGCAGCCGGTCGACGTCGTCTTCTTCCGGCACCTCGTCAGCGACGACGGTTCGGTCAAGCACACCGGGGACAACCTGGTCGGCGGCGCCGGCTCGGGCGGCGACGACGAGGCGATCCTGGTCGACCTCCAGCGGGTGCCGGTCCACATCGACCAGATCGTCTTCACGGTGAACTCCTTCACCGGCCAGACGTTCCAGGAGGTGCAGAACGCCTTCTGCCGCATCGTCGACGAGACCAACGGCCAGGAGCTCGCCCGCTACACGCTGGACGGCGGCGGGCAGTACACCGCCCAGATCATGGCGAAGGTGCACCGTTCGGGGAACGGCTGGCAGATGACCGCCATCGGCACCCCGGCCAACGGCCGCACCTTCCAGGACCTCATGCCGGCGATCCTGCCGCACCTGTAG
- a CDS encoding Rieske (2Fe-2S) protein: MSGQPTARRTVLKGAALAGVAGLGVAACSTDSKLGHAETPTPTAPVELGAPDEVPVGESKLYREQRVIVTCPAKGQYKAFSAQCTHAGCLLDKVEKNEGHCPCHGSLFDTTTGKAVKGPATVPLPSVPVRVEGGRLVAGPEA, from the coding sequence ATGTCCGGCCAGCCCACCGCCCGCCGTACCGTGCTGAAGGGCGCCGCTCTCGCGGGCGTCGCCGGGCTGGGAGTGGCCGCCTGCTCGACCGACTCGAAGCTCGGGCACGCCGAGACGCCGACCCCCACCGCACCCGTCGAGCTCGGCGCCCCGGACGAGGTCCCGGTCGGCGAGTCCAAGCTCTACCGGGAGCAGCGCGTCATCGTCACCTGCCCGGCCAAGGGCCAGTACAAGGCGTTCAGCGCCCAGTGCACCCACGCGGGCTGCCTGCTGGACAAGGTCGAGAAGAACGAGGGGCACTGCCCCTGCCACGGCAGCCTCTTCGACACCACCACCGGCAAGGCCGTGAAGGGTCCGGCGACCGTGCCGTTGCCCTCCGTCCCGGTCCGGGTCGAGGGCGGGCGGCTCGTCGCGGGCCCCGAAGCCTGA
- the uvrA gene encoding excinuclease ABC subunit UvrA — MADRLIVRGAREHNLKNVSLDLPRDSLIVFTGLSGSGKSSLAFDTIFAEGQRRYVESLSSYARQFLGQMDKPDVDFIEGLSPAVSIDQKSTSRNPRSTVGTITEVYDYLRLLFARIGKPHCPECRRPISRQSPQAIVDKVLGLPEGSRFQVLSPLVRERKGEFVDLFADLQTKGYSRARVDGETIQLSEPPTLKKQEKHTIEVVIDRLTVKDSAKRRLTDSVETALGLSGGMVVLDFVDLPEDDPERERMYSEHLYCPYDDLSFEELEPRSFSFNSPFGACPDCTGIGTRMEVDPELIVPDEEKSLDEGAIHPWSHGHTKEYFGRQINALAEALGFRTDIPWAGLPQRAKKALLHGHKIQTEVRYRNRYGRERAYTTPSFEGAVQFVKRRHSEAESDSSRERFEGYMREVPCPTCEGTRLKPIVLAVTVMDRSIAQVAAMSISECAEFLGRMKLNARDKKIAERVLKEVNERLKFLVDVGLDYLSLNRAAGTLSGGEAQRIRLATQIGSGLVGVLYVLDEPSIGLHQRDNHRLIETLVRLRDMGNTLIVVEHDEDTIKIADWIVDIGPGAGEHGGKVVHSGSLKDLLANDKSITGQYLTGKKSIAMPDVRRPVDPSRLLTVHGARENNLQDIDVSFPLGVLTAVTGVSGSGKSTLVNDILYTHLARELNGAKSVPGRHTRVDGDDLVDKVVHVDQSPIGRTPRSNPATYTGVFDHVRRLFAETMEAKVRGYLPGRFSFNVKGGRCENCSGDGTIKIEMNFLPDVYVPCEVCHGARYNRETLEVHYKGKSIAEVLDMPIEEGLAFFEAVPTIARHLRTLNEVGLGYVRLGQSAPTLSGGEAQRVKLASELQKRSTGRTVYVLDEPTTGLHFEDISKLIKVLSGLVDKGNTVIVIEHNLDVVKTADWVIDMGPEGGNGGGLVIAEGTPEYVAGVPASHTGKFLQGVLDADRVSEAAVPAARKPAGRAAAKKAVAAKSAPARKTATAKTTRSTAAMATGTAAAKKPAAKKATRARKA, encoded by the coding sequence GTGGCCGACCGTCTCATCGTCCGTGGCGCTCGCGAGCACAACCTCAAGAACGTCTCGCTCGACCTTCCCCGCGACTCCCTCATCGTCTTCACCGGGCTCTCCGGGTCGGGCAAGTCGTCGCTCGCGTTCGACACGATCTTCGCCGAGGGGCAGCGCCGCTACGTGGAGTCGCTCTCCTCGTACGCCCGGCAGTTCCTCGGCCAGATGGACAAGCCGGACGTCGACTTCATCGAGGGTCTGTCGCCCGCCGTCTCCATCGACCAGAAGTCGACCTCGCGCAACCCGCGCTCGACGGTCGGCACGATCACCGAGGTCTACGACTACCTCCGGCTGCTCTTCGCCAGGATCGGCAAGCCGCACTGTCCCGAGTGCCGCCGGCCGATCTCGCGCCAGTCGCCGCAGGCCATCGTGGACAAGGTGCTCGGCCTGCCCGAGGGCAGCCGGTTCCAGGTGCTCTCGCCGTTGGTGCGCGAGCGCAAGGGCGAGTTCGTCGACCTCTTCGCCGATCTGCAGACCAAGGGGTACAGCAGGGCCAGGGTCGACGGCGAGACCATCCAGCTCTCCGAGCCGCCCACGCTCAAGAAGCAGGAGAAGCACACCATCGAGGTGGTCATCGACCGCCTCACCGTCAAGGACAGCGCCAAGCGCCGGCTGACCGACTCGGTCGAGACCGCGCTGGGCCTCTCCGGCGGCATGGTCGTGCTCGACTTCGTCGATCTCCCCGAGGACGACCCCGAGCGTGAGCGGATGTACTCCGAGCACCTCTACTGCCCGTACGACGACCTCTCCTTCGAGGAGCTGGAGCCGCGCTCCTTCTCCTTCAACTCGCCCTTCGGCGCCTGCCCCGACTGCACGGGCATCGGTACGAGGATGGAGGTCGACCCGGAGCTGATCGTCCCGGACGAGGAGAAGTCCCTCGACGAGGGCGCGATCCACCCCTGGTCGCACGGCCACACCAAGGAGTACTTCGGGCGGCAGATCAACGCGCTCGCCGAAGCCCTCGGATTCCGTACGGACATTCCCTGGGCCGGGCTGCCGCAGCGCGCCAAGAAGGCCCTGCTGCACGGTCACAAGATCCAGACCGAGGTCCGCTACCGCAACCGCTACGGGCGCGAGCGCGCCTACACCACGCCTTCCTTCGAGGGCGCGGTGCAGTTCGTCAAGAGGCGGCACTCCGAGGCGGAGAGCGACTCCAGCCGGGAGCGCTTCGAGGGCTACATGCGCGAGGTGCCCTGCCCGACGTGTGAGGGCACCAGGCTCAAGCCGATCGTCCTCGCGGTGACGGTGATGGACAGGTCCATCGCCCAGGTCGCCGCGATGTCGATCAGCGAGTGCGCCGAGTTCCTCGGCCGGATGAAGCTGAACGCCCGCGACAAGAAGATCGCCGAACGGGTGCTCAAGGAGGTCAACGAGCGGCTGAAGTTCCTGGTCGACGTGGGCCTGGACTACCTCTCGCTCAACCGCGCGGCCGGCACCCTGTCCGGCGGCGAGGCCCAGCGCATCCGGCTCGCCACCCAGATCGGCTCCGGCCTGGTCGGCGTGCTCTACGTGCTGGACGAGCCGTCCATCGGCCTGCACCAGCGCGACAACCACCGGCTGATCGAGACGCTGGTCCGCCTCCGCGACATGGGCAACACCCTCATCGTCGTCGAGCACGACGAGGACACCATCAAGATCGCCGACTGGATCGTCGACATCGGCCCCGGCGCCGGTGAGCACGGCGGCAAGGTGGTCCACTCCGGATCGCTCAAGGACCTGCTGGCCAACGACAAGTCGATCACCGGCCAGTATCTGACCGGCAAGAAGTCGATCGCGATGCCCGACGTCAGGCGTCCCGTCGACCCCTCCCGGCTGCTCACGGTGCACGGCGCCCGGGAGAACAACCTCCAGGACATCGACGTCTCCTTCCCGCTCGGGGTGCTGACCGCCGTGACCGGTGTCTCCGGCTCGGGCAAGTCGACGCTGGTCAACGACATCCTCTACACCCACCTGGCGCGCGAGCTGAACGGCGCCAAGTCGGTCCCCGGCAGGCACACCCGCGTCGACGGGGACGACCTCGTCGACAAGGTCGTGCACGTCGACCAGTCGCCCATCGGCCGCACGCCCCGGTCCAACCCGGCCACGTACACCGGAGTCTTCGACCACGTCCGCAGGCTGTTCGCGGAGACGATGGAGGCCAAGGTCCGCGGCTATCTGCCGGGCCGGTTCTCCTTCAACGTCAAGGGCGGCCGCTGCGAGAACTGCTCCGGTGACGGCACCATCAAGATCGAGATGAACTTCCTGCCGGATGTGTACGTCCCGTGCGAGGTCTGCCACGGAGCGCGCTACAACCGGGAGACGCTGGAGGTCCACTACAAGGGCAAGTCCATCGCCGAGGTGCTGGACATGCCGATCGAGGAGGGACTCGCGTTCTTCGAGGCGGTCCCGACCATCGCGCGCCATCTGCGGACGCTCAACGAGGTCGGCCTCGGATACGTCAGGCTCGGCCAGTCCGCGCCGACGCTCTCCGGCGGTGAGGCACAGCGGGTGAAGCTGGCCAGCGAGCTCCAGAAGCGCTCGACCGGCCGCACGGTGTACGTGCTGGACGAGCCGACCACCGGTCTGCACTTCGAGGACATCTCCAAGCTCATCAAGGTGCTCTCCGGGCTGGTCGACAAGGGCAACACGGTGATCGTCATCGAGCACAACCTCGATGTCGTCAAGACCGCGGACTGGGTCATCGACATGGGTCCCGAGGGCGGCAACGGCGGTGGCCTGGTCATCGCCGAGGGCACCCCGGAGTACGTGGCCGGTGTCCCCGCCAGCCACACCGGAAAGTTCCTCCAGGGCGTCCTGGACGCGGACCGGGTCAGCGAGGCGGCGGTTCCCGCGGCCCGTAAGCCGGCCGGCAGGGCGGCCGCGAAGAAGGCGGTCGCAGCGAAGTCCGCCCCGGCCAGGAAGACGGCCACGGCGAAGACGACCCGGAGCACTGCGGCGATGGCCACCGGGACGGCTGCGGCCAAGAAGCCCGCGGCGAAGAAGGCGACCCGCGCGCGCAAGGCCTGA
- a CDS encoding TerD family protein, producing the protein MTAELVRGQNHALPQTRLEIRVSAGAPVVAGATLGDEHGTVHGVEWIAHPGSPQLPGLEVSRQAAADHRLAVDLDAVPDGVHRVTVLLALPLEAGGPTRFGAVASPFVAVTGLDGTEIATFTLTGLDTESAVAALELYRRQGGWKVRAVGQGYAGGLAAMLADQGVERAAELAGSIQEAVARGMARSVAPPPPRTPQADRVRHAAGPAPAPGPGQPPLPGSGQPPVPPPAAQQPPPSAPPASPSGPIDYAHPRRRSAAPPPPPPAASPAGPGQPAQPVAGDATGWSMDERLYNQVWGMFEDLARAAAAYRSAVDFAESRMDQEVERALSDPRSRIGGAGDRAREQARAKRDELTGRAREALDRDLAQLAAESAVVEPALPASYAGWDNPVWHAYRVPMEIPMALRIGDLHLPEDTALRIPLLVRLPLERGIWIDSGRTASEAAALTDSDQLHRLAMDSAVLHAARLLAVHPAGEFAVHVIDPAGSAAAALAPLVRSGVLAGPPASGPGGVSSVLAQLTRRVDLVQMAMRAGAADSLPPDLDPAEQLLIVNDFPHGFDDRAVTQLRYLADEGPSVGVHLLMVADREDASAFGPVLDPLWRSLLRITPIADNHLADPWVGHAWTYEPLRTPPGSEVLELVLAQVAAARRAGLR; encoded by the coding sequence ATGACGGCCGAGCTGGTCCGGGGGCAGAACCACGCCTTGCCCCAGACCCGTCTGGAGATCCGGGTATCGGCGGGCGCGCCCGTCGTGGCCGGGGCCACCCTCGGCGACGAGCACGGCACGGTGCACGGCGTCGAGTGGATCGCCCACCCCGGCTCGCCGCAACTGCCGGGGCTCGAAGTGTCCAGGCAGGCCGCGGCCGACCACCGGCTCGCCGTCGACCTCGACGCCGTGCCCGACGGGGTGCACCGGGTCACGGTGCTGCTGGCCCTCCCGCTGGAGGCGGGTGGCCCGACCCGGTTCGGTGCCGTGGCCTCGCCTTTCGTCGCCGTCACCGGACTCGATGGCACCGAGATCGCCACCTTCACCCTGACCGGCCTGGACACCGAGTCCGCGGTCGCCGCCCTGGAGCTCTACCGCAGGCAGGGCGGCTGGAAGGTCCGTGCGGTCGGCCAGGGCTATGCGGGCGGTCTCGCCGCGATGCTCGCCGATCAGGGCGTGGAGCGGGCTGCCGAACTGGCCGGTTCGATCCAGGAGGCGGTCGCCCGCGGCATGGCCCGCTCCGTGGCCCCGCCCCCGCCCCGCACCCCACAGGCGGACCGGGTCAGACACGCCGCGGGCCCCGCCCCCGCCCCGGGGCCCGGGCAGCCCCCCCTCCCGGGCAGCGGTCAGCCTCCCGTCCCGCCCCCGGCCGCCCAGCAGCCCCCGCCCTCGGCGCCGCCGGCCTCTCCGTCCGGCCCCATCGACTACGCGCACCCGCGCCGCCGGTCGGCCGCACCCCCGCCGCCCCCGCCCGCCGCGTCGCCCGCCGGGCCCGGACAGCCTGCGCAGCCCGTTGCCGGGGACGCGACCGGATGGTCCATGGACGAGCGCCTCTACAACCAGGTCTGGGGGATGTTCGAGGACCTGGCCAGGGCCGCCGCCGCGTACCGCAGCGCCGTCGACTTCGCCGAGTCCCGGATGGACCAGGAGGTGGAGCGGGCCCTGTCCGATCCGCGCAGCCGGATCGGAGGCGCGGGCGACCGGGCCCGTGAGCAGGCCCGCGCCAAACGCGACGAGCTGACCGGCCGCGCCCGCGAGGCGCTGGACCGTGACCTCGCCCAGCTGGCCGCCGAGTCCGCCGTGGTGGAACCCGCGCTCCCCGCCTCCTACGCGGGCTGGGACAACCCCGTCTGGCACGCCTACCGGGTTCCGATGGAGATCCCGATGGCGCTGCGGATCGGCGATCTGCACCTGCCGGAGGACACCGCCCTGCGCATCCCGCTGCTCGTACGGCTGCCCCTGGAGCGCGGGATCTGGATCGACAGCGGGCGTACGGCCTCCGAGGCCGCCGCCCTGACGGACAGCGACCAGCTGCACCGGCTGGCCATGGACAGCGCGGTCCTGCACGCCGCCCGGTTGCTGGCCGTCCACCCGGCGGGCGAGTTCGCGGTCCATGTCATCGACCCGGCGGGCTCCGCCGCCGCGGCGCTCGCCCCGCTGGTCCGCTCCGGGGTGCTCGCCGGCCCGCCCGCGTCCGGTCCCGGGGGAGTGTCCTCGGTCCTCGCCCAGCTCACCCGGCGGGTCGATCTGGTGCAGATGGCGATGCGGGCCGGCGCCGCGGACTCGCTGCCGCCCGACCTGGACCCGGCCGAGCAGCTTCTGATCGTCAACGACTTCCCGCACGGCTTCGACGACCGGGCCGTCACCCAGCTGCGCTACCTCGCGGACGAGGGACCGTCGGTCGGCGTCCACCTCCTGATGGTCGCCGACCGGGAGGACGCCTCCGCGTTCGGGCCGGTGCTCGATCCGCTGTGGCGGTCCCTGCTCCGGATCACCCCGATCGCCGACAACCATCTGGCCGACCCGTGGGTCGGCCACGCCTGGACGTACGAGCCGCTGAGGACACCTCCCGGCAGCGAGGTCCTTGAACTGGTGCTCGCCCAAGTGGCGGCCGCCCGCCGCGCCGGACTCCGCTGA
- a CDS encoding maleylpyruvate isomerase family mycothiol-dependent enzyme, whose protein sequence is MIDHAHDLDALREATDRLLSATEKIEGSELARPSRLPGWSRGHVVAHLSRNADALVNVLQGRPMYADSETRDRDIERDAHRPKAEQVADLAASAARFVAAAAAPADWSRTVTMRNGVTDSASRIPFRRRVEVALHHVDLDVGYELEDLPDEFTGREIDFLAERFDRHPDVVPMSVADDQGRFWTTGGGKEGDPVAVHGTAPELLGWLSGRRDGSALTVEGGLPLPALPPL, encoded by the coding sequence ATGATTGATCACGCGCACGACCTGGACGCCCTACGCGAAGCGACTGATCGACTGCTCAGTGCCACGGAGAAAATAGAGGGCTCCGAGCTCGCCCGGCCGTCGCGGCTGCCGGGCTGGAGCCGGGGTCATGTCGTCGCACACCTTTCACGTAACGCCGACGCGCTCGTAAACGTTCTCCAGGGCCGGCCGATGTACGCAGACAGCGAAACCCGCGACCGTGACATCGAACGCGACGCGCACCGGCCGAAGGCCGAACAGGTGGCCGACCTGGCGGCGAGCGCGGCCCGCTTCGTGGCAGCTGCCGCGGCCCCGGCCGACTGGTCGCGCACCGTCACGATGCGCAACGGCGTGACGGACTCGGCCTCCCGGATCCCCTTCCGCCGCCGCGTCGAGGTCGCGCTGCACCACGTCGATCTGGACGTGGGGTACGAGCTGGAGGATCTGCCCGACGAGTTCACCGGCCGGGAGATCGACTTCCTCGCCGAGCGGTTCGACCGGCACCCGGATGTCGTGCCCATGAGCGTGGCCGACGACCAGGGCCGGTTCTGGACGACGGGTGGCGGAAAGGAAGGCGACCCGGTCGCGGTCCACGGCACGGCCCCCGAGCTGCTCGGCTGGCTCAGCGGGCGCCGCGACGGGTCGGCGCTGACCGTCGAGGGCGGGCTGCCCCTGCCCGCCCTGCCCCCGCTATAG